A segment of the Asterias amurensis chromosome 11, ASM3211899v1 genome:
TTCCACTCCCTCCTGCAACCACAACATTGCTGTCACAAAACTGGGCACAGTACAGGAACTCTCCAGATTTATCACTGCCGGAGAGGGGGACAGACTGCTCAAGTCTACCCGTAGCCATGTCCCATACTTGAAGAGCATCTTTTGCAACCCAGGATGCAGTTAGAATCTTACCAGCCTGGAACAacacatgaatattcatgaatacCTAACAATATGaatttgcaaatctgtgaatCTTTTGCAATCCAGGATGCAGTTAGTATCTTACCAGCCTGGAACAacatatgaatattcatgaatacATAACAATATGaatttgcaaatctgtgaatCTTTTGCAACCCAGCATGCTGTTAGTATCTTACCAGCCTGGAACAacacatgaatattcatgaacacATAACAATATGAATTTGCATATCTGTGAATCTTTTGCAACCCAGGATGCAGTTAGAATCTTGCCTGCCTGGAATAAGACATGAATAATCATGAATACATTACAATGTAAATTTGCAAATCTGTGCATCTTTTGCAAACCACAAACAGTTTGTATAAGGCTTTTAACCCTCACGCATGGTCTCCCCTTCCAGTCGCTGTGGATCGTGGCTTTATGCAGCTGTCAGAGCCAAGGAGCCCTTGACATAGACTACCCAGTAGGATCTTACCAGCCTGGAACAAgacatgcatattcatgaatacATTACAATTTGGTATTTTTGactaagtttttaattttcttagAGTCTGACCACATGCGGCTTCATTAAATAACACTTGCCTTGATGCTTGAGAAGGCCatgtaacaacttttttgtttttaattagtgCAGTTTTATAAAAAGCTCTTTTGAGTTTGGATATTGGTTTTGTGAGTGTTGCAGAGTAGTATTGAGGTTGTGTGAGTTTTTTCTATTATGGGTGTGCTGGTGTGGTGTTGTTTTCCTTGGTTGGTGTCTGTTGCATTGTGCTTTTTTTGCACCTCaaaacccttttttttcccttcaaaaAACAGGACCACACCATTTCCCACACTAATCATATGAAGTTACAAAACGTTACAATTTTACCTTTATGTCAATGCCATTTCCGCACACATGTGGTCCACCAATAGTTCGTTGAACTCCATGATTCGTTCGTTTGTCCCAAACCtaataacataaaaataaacactATGTGAAGACTTGATGTCCTCTGAGAGGTGTCTTGCTGTGATTTTCtgccaatatttgttttcagaaaATTGAAAAGTAACTGCCTCTAAAACAATTAATTGTGTATGTGGCGCTACaagctgttgtttgttgttgtttgcagTTCATCTATGCCCATGGTAGGACGTCACTTTCCATTGTGTTGTATGCGAAGGAGGAGTCTTTCTAGCCTTCCACCTCCAGGAACCCGGTTCGATCACACCGGGGGCAccatgtggatttggttttcagtaACAACCCGATTGCGGTGGCTTTACAAGGAATacttctctggggttttcctacTCAAAAACAACATGAGGCTAAAGTGCAAACTGtctggtctttaaaggcaacgtatacctttggtttttgaaaccattttaatcctatttaaatttaattgtatacaatcaaactaatgtgtcttcatatcaaaagtttttttttttttaaatcaccaGAAATCTGGAGCAAAtgtgtccatgcaggaagaataaccccATTAGGAATACACAAACTGAGAAGTGCAACTGATGTAAATTCGAATTTAGGGGCATAAAAACTgctttttacataaaaaaattcactaaattacttcaaagtgatttatattttaatgcttttaaaatactattaagctgctgtaggcttctaaccaattaTTTTTATTGGAAAAAATTACAGGGAACATGACTGTGGCCCTTTTTGAACCCACGGCTTTGGCTTGGATTTGGCTttaggctccgttctctcgtctaaagccctgccgtcgatttcacaaaactcttcctaacttaagactaatcttaagacttaggacgagtcccaaacctgcactgtagcatgcagaccttaagattaataagacgaatcctaactctttgtgaaatcgacggctgagcACGTATGCAAAGCACGCAGTCTAACCCGAATTTTGAGCCGAAgccttggtttcgaaaagggcctaagaCTTTACCTTGAGGCAGTTATCCCAGCCTCCGGTCACAAAGATGTTATTGTCGTCGGGATGGAACTTCAGAGCAAAGACTCGCCTTCCATGTCCGAAGTCATTCACGTCATCTTCTTCAAGGAGTAACTGATTAGAGCCTTCATACATCTGAAGAAGCTTGAGAGACAAATCATCACTGGGTTTAAGATAACGCCATCTTGAACAGATATGATTTCAAACTATGTCTACATGTCTTCAAATCCCTAGTCACCAGTCAACATCACACATATCTGACATTCCTCATGTCCCACCGTGATCCCCATGCTTTCCCTCAGAAAACCTCTTGGCCGAACATCGTACCATCTCTAGAACCAGTTCACATGTAATTTCTGCTGCTGCTTACATCTTCGCCACGCAACTACACTTTGACTTTTCAAGAAACTACTTATAAGACTCATTTATATCAAAATACTTGACTGAATCTCCACAACTCACCCTGTCACCTGTGGTCTGGGTGGACAGAGGATGAGGACTGTGAAGAACTGTGCCAAGATGGTATTGGTgacattttttgggggggaggggggcaagGTAGGTAACTAATTTTCATCTGGGAACCCAGATTTACCCAGAATCATGTCGTACAGAATGAACCCCTTGCCatcttgtgggtttttttctgagGCTCTAAAACTGTTGTACATACCTCATGTGTTTCAGCATCGTAAATTCGGACACAAAGATCTTTCCCAGCTGTGGCGTACACATCTCCATCCAGACTGAAGTCTAACGCGTTGATCTCATTATTTTTCTCTGACGGGAAAAAGAGCGTCAATAAAGATAGTAAATATTTTGACGATGATTAGAGAGTAACAAACCaaggcccattttcatggctctgcttaccatgtGCACAGagtcggcgcttacggaagcagggaattctgtgcttacggaaagcgtatttcatgggttagcagcgaatcttggcttctgtgcgtgcatactccacattactaggcaatctacgcttacaaggctagcgcagaaatttgacgCTTGCAAGTAACCAGGGAATCATGATCATAAGCGCCAAATTTtccggtaagcagagccatgaaattgggcccagctctgtTCAGAGACACCTTCGAACACCACCCCTACTTAAtagatttgctaagcagtattttctgctcaacatcTTTATGAATTTGGGTTCATACTTTGGTGTGAGTCTCAGCACTATTGTCAATGTTGTCCCATGCATAACTTACTGTACTCACAGATGAAACAAAAACCTAAAGGAAAAGCTCTTCTCCGAAatcatactttaaaaaaatgttgaaagccaatatggctcatcaggCCGGAGTTTATATCCAGTTTCATTGGCATTAAAACGACTGAGAATAATTCACCAGTCCCAACGCAGTTTACTTCCCAGCTGTTGctggtacccatttgtactcctgggtggagagaagcaattatgataaagtcccttgctcaaggacacaagtgtcatgactgacCAGTCCAGGATTCtaacccacattctgtaaagTACAGAACTTAAGTCTATAGCCCTTAACAGCTCAGCCCCAACACCTGATAATCTGACATCGTggtgtgtcgtggctgagcggataagatcaccaaactcaagctctggtgcttctattcactagagtgtgggttcgaatcccggtcgtgacacttgtgtccctgtgagcaagacactttaaacAATTCTCTCCACCATGGggaaaatgggtacctgtgacgggcagagatggttcttgtgattgaatAAGCTTTAGTAGCGCGCCTTTAAACAGGctatatactccccagggagctgagatggtttaagaaatgaatTAAACTCCCCTCCAGTTCTAACACAAACCCTTTTGCCATTTTAACCTTTATTTGCCAACTTCTTATGACAGTTGTCCACATTCCACGTTGTAACGCTCCCATCGGCACCCACGGCAACCAGATCATCCCTATGGCTAGGATGGAAACTTAGTCCCATCACAGGGAGCTCCATCCGTCCTCCCTTGTGTAGAGTCTTCACCATCCCACCAGTTGATGTGCTGTACAACTAGGGGTGGGAAGATCAGAAATGTAAATAATGATTAATGGGTAAacaggtttaaaggcactggacactattggtagttattaaagataattgctagcataaaaacttacttggtacgagtagtggagagctgttgatagtataaaacattgtgagaaacggctccctctgcagtaatgcagttttcgagaaagaagtagatttcgagacctcggaattagatttgaggtctcaaaatcaagcatctgaacgcacacagcctatggtgtgacaagggtgttttttcttctattattatattgcatctttgatgaccaaatgagctcaagttttcacaggtttgttattttatgcatatgttgagatacaccaagtgagaggactggtctttgacaattaccaagagtgtccagtgtcttattGGTGCGGAGTGATTGTCACTGTAGACAAAAAAATTCTAACACCGGGATCCAGATTTTAGGAGGTACAttgcaataagccattttgagatgtgGACACACTATTagatttgggtaaatttgtctgtatacgtCTAAACCAAACAGTGTACTTCTATAGTGTCTTTCATGATCTTCCATGATCGCTTTTTCACTTTTTGGCAACCCTGGACTCTGGGGTCATAAATTCCATTGAGTTTTTGGAATGGTAGATGTCCTCGGTGGTAGAGGAACACCTCAAAGGGCATGACTACTATTATTTGGAGAAAATTACGAACAAATTGTTCAGCAGGCAGACTCTAAAAAGTCTTAAAAAGTCTATATTCTGATAAAAGTATGAAATTACTCATCCCTCAGAAAAGAAaggt
Coding sequences within it:
- the LOC139944330 gene encoding uncharacterized protein — encoded protein: MARRRLEAAIRAGRAIDDKEAKTEGVFTKLIPLRDIDITSAFSGVYSLQFSHDGEMLAVGCGNGGVLLYSTSTGGMVKTLHKGGRMELPVMGLSFHPSHRDDLVAVGADGSVTTWNVDNCHKKLANKEKNNEINALDFSLDGDVYATAGKDLCVRIYDAETHELLQMYEGSNQLLLEEDDVNDFGHGRRVFALKFHPDDNNIFVTGGWDNCLKVWDKRTNHGVQRTIGGPHVCGNGIDIKAGKILTASWVAKDALQVWDMATGRLEQSVPLSGSDKSGEFLYCAQFCDSNVVVAGGSGMCSAQAINRTTNKVLGVVDLNGKTVQALDSTDGGRFIAVAGASPVIKLAQLA